Proteins encoded by one window of Lathyrus oleraceus cultivar Zhongwan6 chromosome 1, CAAS_Psat_ZW6_1.0, whole genome shotgun sequence:
- the LOC127095938 gene encoding uncharacterized protein LOC127095938: MGGTPNIEGAFPACVGVQRQCSVTENNLKKVQEEIDQYVVGQMNQGGSHQFRPRPRPYKRRQVQPAKPNHPLKCQVCKKSHSGRCAKNGIRCFKCQGEGHMVRECSQNKNQMQGRSTGRVYTLDARKAKRNNALIDGTCLVNDHPCFVLFDYGATHSFVSIQCMKRLDLQEIPLSPPMVVTTTMDDVVETPLIYENCSLSVNGRIFQIDLICLPLKKVDVVLGMDWLSANSVFIGCEEKWIIIPSSEATSKDVLTTILEGTVGMVNFLFENEKSVLLVLTKESRDNLSVSQIPVVCEFPEVFPEDVTSLPPEREVEFSIDLIPGTAPISISPYRMAL; the protein is encoded by the coding sequence ATGGGGGGGACACCTAACATAGAAGGAGCGTTCCCTGCCTGTGTGGGGGTGCAAAGACAATGTAGTGTGACTGAGAATAATTTGAAAAAGGTTCAAGAAGAGATTGATCAGTATGTAGTTGGCCAGATGAACCAGGGAGGAAGTCATCAGTTTAGGCCTAGACCTCGACCTTACAAAAGAAGGCAGGTGCAACCTGCAAAACCTAACCATCCTCTGAAATGTCAAGTATGTAAGAAGTCTCATTCTGGAAGATGTGCTAAAAATGGAATTAGGTGTTTTAAGTGTCAAGGAGAAGGTCATATGGTTAGAGAGTGTTCACAAAATAAGAATCAGATGCAGGGGAGGAGCACCGGTCGAGTTTATACTTTGGATGCAAGGAAGGCTAAGAGAAACAATGCCTTAATTGACGGTACGTGTCTCGTCAATGATCATCCTTGTTTTGTATTGTTTGATTATGGGGCGACGCACTCTTTTGTATCCATTCAATGTATGAAGCGTCTTGATTTGCAAGAAATTCCTTTGTCTCCTCCTATGGTGGTTACTACCACCATGGATGATGTAGTTGAGACACCGTTGATTTATGAAAATTGTTCACTCTCGGTGAATGGTAGAATTTTCCAGATTGATCTTATTTGTTTACCACTTAAGAAGGTTGATGTAGTTTTGGGGATGGATTGGCTTTCCGCCAATTCGGTGTTTATTGGATGTGAAGAGAAGTGGATTATCATTCCATCTAGTGAAGCTACTTCAAAGGATGTATTAACTACTATACTTGAAGGTACGGTTGGCATGGTTAATTTCTTATTTGAGAATGAAAAGTCAGTTCTCTTGGTTCTTACCAAGGAATCTAGAGATAACCTGAGTGTTTCACAAATTCCAGTTGTTTGCGAATTTCCAGAAGTTTTCCCTGAGGATGTCACCTCTCTTCCTCCTGAAAGGGAAGTGGAATTCTCTATTGATCTGATACCTGGGACGGCTCCAATCTCCATTTCTCCGTATCGCATGGCGCTGTAA
- the LOC127095948 gene encoding uncharacterized protein LOC127095948 produces MIDEKLQEMSTKPGFAQSLDGVILFNQRICVLNNVELKRKVLEEGHKGAFTIHLGSSKMYQELKKDYWWPGIKRDIADISMDFAVGLPLTQGGYDSIWVIVDRLTKFAHFLAVKTTYKASHLAGLFISEIVRLHGVPKGVVSDRDPKFTSRFWKAFQ; encoded by the exons ATGATAGATGAGAAGTTGCAAGAGATGTCGACTAAACCAGGTTTCGCTCAGTCACTGGATGGAGTCATTCTGTTTAACCAAAGGATTTGTGTTCTGAATAATGTCGAGCTGAAAAGAAAAGTTTTGGAGGAAGGACATAAAGGGGCGTTTACTATACATTTAGGTTCATCGAAGATGTACCAAGAGTTGAAGAAGGATTATTGGTGGCCTGGAATAAAGAGGGATATTGCAGA tatttcaaTGGATTTTGCAGTAGGATTACCTCTTACCCAAGGTGGttatgattcaatttgggtgattgtagatCGGTTAACTAAGTTCGCGCACTTCTTGGCCGTGAAGACTACTTACAAGGCAAGTCATCTTGCAGGGTTGTTCATTTCAGAAATTGTTAGGTTGCATGGTGTTCCAAAAGGTGTTGTGTCCGATAGAGACCCAAAGTTTACTTCAAGATTTTGGAAAGCATTCCAGTAA